In the Bombus pyrosoma isolate SC7728 linkage group LG15, ASM1482585v1, whole genome shotgun sequence genome, one interval contains:
- the LOC122576119 gene encoding tubby-related protein 4 isoform X2, translating into MLNDKATITCGIWTPDDQQVYFGTTAGQLIVMDVHGAMVSEVQLAAGVTSMAWSAEKFTMEEGDDDLTNDRPHKDDRNYVLAVCLADGSIVMLRSFDDVSPITIRTKLKAPLHAEWSNSRKLLAIAGTKDTDNGQNSPHEYTNLLKFYSVAGTLVYTAAIPYTQCAVSALTWGHNDRRLFVATGARVHAAWVSRRVGSLQLLSRLAVRASLTRESNVQQLPLPPRLRASVAALFASTIRCSVPEPKELRRFVSRPPPGGGRLHCTMLRHAVEPVPCYTLYLEYLGGLVPLLKGRRTSKIRPEFVIFDPQNQDTLQVVEDTSQCPSFSDGSDTEKDTADLCGSPRNKRKSRRKKEEKSNEETDDLTYVDTLPEHARLVEVTSNIWGTKFKFHGLADSVPANLGQVTYRTSLLHLQPRQMTLVMTELRDDVPAGPDPTFNPNLFSEDEEESFQEFQAASRNTSEAQPPPIAPMTPRNTRLNSNRPKSQISNQFMTNESLPTALSRVDNFENELPYVDLQEMGNLYENLRTASTNTYRTPPRHNPPRCCDVPALQSPKNAVAPTQTIIATSNPGTDYSNNIQRMKTALADQPGLVSKKELENNKFNQISQDDKTVLTSNCPSTIIPMPMHNGQASNTEASSSHSQGGVMVNGLSTNNSCPPQSQTIFLNGLHNIACSSNVNEIQGKNNHNVSSSTNISQTPYQANLSNQHGTNNGPFGKNGIHLSSNHSPACSYQFPENIDQCIGQSCSYCITKLKDPTKSHSESCGKTNASQSNTCNSTTDRVDEMRFIDEECRGEAEAFDQSRGVHRTQTVVSIGPLCVNDSIVRSCSVGYLDMVDAQLVPCDIALKMLRKEAPNKRLVLVSRKTKRRKKNKTQQEIGQQSSKSPRLRNCGKSKSLDSSDIFPPNEQISLPPKLPEHAEEIVGATNIETVEDKCSKPLEKLADATEMPRECTEYVTAAGIVNSAQVKSTRLKSCNSPARVSSPSGSLASSLDGLAARLRDFDESHSLPPPSPRPSTRLPRSSPSSPAPSKKGKRPASASPIRRRLLSSPLLSRKARKSRGESSDEEGLLQDDSSTNYRDLETFQKAQLRQKLKQKGAGISGNKSEAVRRELVMHNKAPMWNESSQVYQLDFGGRVTQESAKNFQIEFKGRQVMQFGRIDGNAYTLDFQYPFSALQAFAVALANVTQRLK; encoded by the exons GTATATTTCGGGACAACGGCTGGACAATTAATAGTAATGGACGTGCACGGAGCAATGGTGTCCGAGGTACAATTGGCAGCTGGTGTCACCTCGATGGCTTGGAGTGCCGAGAAGTTTACGATGGAAGAAGGAGATGACGATTTAACGAATGATAGACCTCATAAAG ACGATCGAAATTACGTTCTGGCGGTTTGCCTGGCTGACGGGAGCATCGTTATGCTGCGTTCATTCGACGACGTCTCGCCTATCACGATACGTACAAAGCTGAAAGCTCCGCTGCACGCGGAGTGGAGCAATTCTAGAAAATTGTTGGCAATCGCGGGAACGAAGGATACGGATAACGGTCAGAATAGCCCGCACGAATACACGAATCTCTTAAAGTTTTATTCAGTGGCCGGTACCCTTGTGTACACCGCTGCGATACCATACACGCAG tgTGCAGTATCGGCGCTCACATGGGGCCATAACGATAGAAGACTTTTCGTTGCGACCGGGGCACGCGTTCACGCAGCGTGGGTATCAAG GCGAGTAGGTTCTCTGCAATTGCTGTCCCGTTTAGCTGTAAGAGCGTCTTTGACAAGGGAATCGAATGTTCAGCAACTTCCATTGCCACCGAGATTAAGAGCGTCAGTGGCTGCCCTCTTCGCCAGCACAATAAG ATGTTCCGTGCCAGAACCAAAGGAATTGAGGCGTTTCGTGTCGCGCCCACCTCCAGGGGGTGGAAGATTACATTGCACCATGCTCAGACACGCCGTGGAGCCGGTAccatgttatacgctatatttgGAGTATCTAGGTGGTCTAGTGCCTCTTCTAAAGGGCAGAAGGACAAGCAAAATCAGGCCAGAATTCGTGATATTCGATCCGCAAAACCAAGATACCCTTCAGGTCGTGGAAGACACGTCACAGTGTCCATCGTTTAGTGATGGTTCCGATACAGAGAAAGACACGGCCGACCTGTGTGGATCACCCAGGAACAAAAGGAAAAgcaggagaaaaaaagaagaaaaatcgaacgaagaaaccGACGACCTTACCTACGTGGATACCTTACCCGAG CACGCGAGATTGGTCGAAGTAACGTCCAATATTTGGGGCACGAAATTCAAGTTCCACGGTCTGGCGGATTCGGTGCCCGCCAACTTGGGTCAGGTTACTTATCGAACGTCGTTGCTCCATCTACAACCACGACAGATGACTTTGGTGATGACGGAGCTGCGGGATGACGTGCCTGCAG GCCCAGATCCAACGTTCAATCCGAATTTGTTCTccgaagacgaagaagaatcgTTTCAAGAATTTCAAGCTGCCTCGAGAAACACGTCCGAGGCGCAGCCTCCTCCGATCGCGCCAATGACGCCCCGAAACACGCGACTTAATTCCAATCGCCCAAAATCACAAATTTCCAATCAATTTATGACCAACGAGTCCTTACCAACCGCTTTGTCCAGGGTTGACAATTTCGAAAACGAGTTACCTTATGTGGACTTACAAGAAATGGGCAATTTGTACGAGAACTTGAGAACTGCGTCCACAAACACTTACCGAACTCCACCCAGGCACAATCCACCGAGATGTTGCGACGTACCGGCTCTTCAATCTCCGAAAAATGCGGTCGCGCCCACGCAGACTATAATCGCAACGTCGAACCCGGGTACCGATTACTCGAATAACATTCAGAGGATGAAAACCGCCCTTGCCGATCAGCCAGGACTCGTCTCGAAGAAGGAGCTCgagaataacaaatttaatcagATTTCTCAGGACGATAAAACTGTTTTAACGTCTAACTGTCCATCGACTATCATTCCCATGCCAATGCACAATGGACAGGCCTCGAATACAGAAGCATCGAGCAGTCATTCTCAGGGAGGTGTCATGGTAAATGGTCTGAGCACAAACAACAGCTGTCCTCCTCAGTCGCAAACGATATTTCTTAATGGACTGCACAATATCGCGTGTTCGAGCAACGTGAACGAAATTCAGGGTAAAAATAACCATAACGTCAGCAGTTCGACAAACATTAGTCAAACACCGTATCAGGCGAACCTGAGCAATCAACACGGAACGAATAATGGTCCTTTCGGCAAGAATGGTATACACTTGTCGAGCAATCATTCGCCGGCCTGTTCTTATCAATTTCCAGAAAACATCGATCAATGTATCGGACAATCTTGTTCATACTGcattacgaaattaaaagatcCCACAAAGTCTCACTCAGAATCGTGCGGTAAAACAAACGCCAGTCAATCGAATACTTGCAATTCTACGACCGACCGGGTCGATGAAATGCGCTTCATCGACGAAGAGTGTCGCGGCGAAGCGGAAGCGTTCGATCAGTCGCGAGGAGTTCACAGAACTCAGACGGTCGTCAGTATCGGTCCACTGTGCGTCAACGACTCTATAGTCAGAAGTTGCAGTGTCGGTTATTTGGACATGGTGGACGCGCAACTGGTCCCTTGCGATATCGCCTTAAAAATGCTTAGAAAAGAGGCACCAAATAAGAGGCTGGTATTGGTATCGAGAAAAACcaagaggagaaaaaagaataaaactcAACAAGAGATTGGACAGCAATCTTCAAAATCGCCGAGACTTCGTAACTGTGGCAAATCAAAAAGTTTAGACTCTAGTGACATATTTCCGCCTAACGAACAAATATCGTTGCCGCCAAAATTGCCTGAACACGCTGAAGAGATTGTAGGCGCTACGAATATCGAGACTGTCGAAGACAAATGTAGCAAACCTTTGGAGAAATTAGCAGACGCGACAGAGATGCCTAGGGAGTGTACAGAATACGTTACAGCCGCCGGTATAGTTAATTCTGCTCAAGTTAAATCTACACGGTTGAAGAGTTGTAATTCTCCTGCTAG AGTATCCAGTCCAAGTGGTTCATTGGCATCATCCTTGGACGGTCTTGCAGCTCGACTTCGAGATTTCGATGAAAGTCATTCTTTGCCACCGCCGTCGCCTCGTCCATCCACCAG ATTACCGAGAAGTTCGCCCAGTAGTCCAGCGCCTTCGAAGAAAGGTAAAAGACCAGCATCCGCTTCGCCAATTAGAAGAAGACTTTTATCGAGTCCTTTGTTAAGTAGAAAAGCACGAAAAAGTCGAGGCGAGAGTTCAGACGAGGAAGGACTTTTACAAGACGATTCGTCAACGAATTACAGAGATCTCGAAACGTTCCAAAAAGCACAGTTACGACAAAAG TTAAAGCAGAAAGGAGCAGGTATATCTGGTAACAAATCAGAAGCAGTGCGTCGGGAGCTTGTGATGCACAATAAAGCACCTATGTGGAACGAATCCAGTCAAGTATATCAGCTTGACTTTGGTGGCAGAGTAACTCAGGAAAGCGCTAAAAACTTTCAAATAGAATTCAAAGGGCGACAG GTCATGCAATTTGGAAGGATAGATGGAAACGCCTATACATTGGATTTTCAATATCCTTTCAGCGCGTTACAAGCATTTGCCGTTGCCTTGGCCAATGTTACACAACGACTCAAGTAA
- the LOC122576120 gene encoding sphingosine-1-phosphate lyase: protein MNVFQFLGVNNMKQLINNYFEAKEPWQIVTITSTTILATVWLWNFVFQDESLVERAKKQLFSLRNFIPAIRNKIDQELDKINQTFEQETLQRIKDIPFVVKLPEKSLEPKEILERLKKCVQLGDYDWRSGKVSGAIYRIDTNLLQLMGDIYSIASYTNPLHPDIFPGICKMEAEVVRIVCNLFHGDEDSCGTMTSGGTESILLACKTYRDYARNVKGIKNPEIVMPITAHSAFDKAAQYLKLKVRSVPVNQHSYTACIKSMEKAITRNTIMLIGSTPNFPYGTMDNIEAISDLGIKYNIPVHVDACLGGFLICFMPNAGFNVPPCDFRLSGVTSISVDTHKYAYAPKGSSLILYRNKKLRHYQYTITTDWPGGIYGSPTVSGSRAGGVIASCWATLMYFGYNEYLESTKKIIETTKYIEQRLRKLDGIFIFGTPATSVIALGSNDFHIYKLSEALNVRGWNLNTLQFPCGIHLCVTYVHTQLGVADQFLNDVETELSIILKNPEAPVDGKFAIYGMSQSIPDRSIVGDFAKCFLDSIYFTPENGTTVNNGSSI, encoded by the exons atgaacgtatttcaatttctcggtgttaataatatgaaacaactgattaataattattttgaagcCAAAGAACCATGGCAAATAGTGACTATAACCAGTACAACCATCCTTGCCACAGTTTGGTTATGGAATTTTGTCTTTCAAGATGAGA GTCTGGTAGAAAGAGCAAAGAAACAACTGTTTAGTTTAAGGAATTTTATACCAgctattagaaataaaattgatcaagAATTAGATAAGATTAATCAAACGTTTGAACAAGAAACATTACagagaataaaagatattccTTTCGTCGTAAAACTTCCAGAGAAAAGTTTAGAACcgaaagaaatattggaaaGACTAAAAAAATGTGTTCAGTTAG GCGATTATGATTGGAGAAGTGGTAAAGTATCTGGAGCTATATATAGGATTGATACTAATCTTTTACAATTAATGGGAGATATTTATAGCATTGCGTCATATACAAATCCATTACATCCCGATATTTTTCCTGGTATATGTAAGATGGAAGCAGAAGTGGTGAGAATAGTTTGTAATTTGTTCCATGGAGATGAAGATTCTTGTGGCACT aTGACCAGCGGTGGTACAGAATCAATTTTATTGGCATGTAAAACATATAGGGATTATGCAAGGAATGTGAAAGGTATAAAGAATCCAGAAATAGTAATGCCTATAACAGCACATTCCGCTTTTGATAAAGCTGCTCAGTACTTAAAACTTAAAGTACGTTCTGTCCCTGTCAACCAACATAGCTATACCGCTTGTATAAAATCTATGGAAAAAGCTATTACAAGGAATACAATAATG ttaATAGGGTCAACACCAAACTTTCCGTATGGAACAATGGATAATATTGAAGCAATTTCTGATCtaggaataaaatacaatattccGGTTCATGTTGACGCTTGTCTCGGtggatttttaatttgtttcatgCCAAATGCAGGTTTTAATGTACCACCTTGTGACTTTAGACTTTCTGGAGTTACAAGTATATCGGTTGATACGCATAAA TATGCATATGCTCCGAAAGGTTCTTCGCTTAttctttatagaaataaaaagttaagaCATTATCAATATACTATAACAACCGATTGGCCTGGTGGTATATATGGTTCGCCAACTGTAAGTGGTTCAAGAGCTGGTGGAGTTATAGCATCATGTTGGGCTACATTAATGTATTTtggttataatgaatatttggaatcgacaaagaaaattatagaaactaCTAAATATATTGAACAACG ATTGAGAAAGTtagatggaatttttatttttggtaCCCCGGCTACTTCGGTTATAGCATTAGGGTCGAATGATTTTCACATTTATAAACTTTCGGAAGCTCTAAATGTAAGAGGATGGAACTTGAATACACTTCAGTTCCCGTGTGGCATACATCTTTGTGTTACATATGTCCATACACAATTAGGTGTAGcagatcaatttttaaatgatgTTGAAACTGAATTAAGTATAATCTTAAAAAATCCAGAAGCTCCTGTTGATGGGAAG TTTGCGATTTATGGAATGAGTCAGAGCATACCAGACAGAAGTATTGTTGGCGATTTCGCAAAATGTTTCTTAGATTCTATATACTTTACGCCAGAAAATGGAACAACGGTCAATAATGGATCAAGTATCTAA